The Paenibacillus sp. BIC5C1 DNA segment AAAGCATAACATACGATCGTTTGCAGGAAACGCTGTATTACGAAGTGATGGATAACGGGCTGCATGTTTATATTTTGCCTAAACCGGGTTTCCAGAAAACATATGCCACATTTGCAACCAAATACGGTTCGGTGGACAATCATTTTAAGGTCGAAGGAGAAGAGGAAGTGAAGGTCCCGGACGGAATTGCTCACTTTCTGGAACACAAAATGTTTGAAGAACCAACAGGGGATATTTTTGCTACATTTGCTTCTCATGGAGCTTCTGCCAATGCTTTTACCAGTTTCGATCAGACGGTTTATTTGTTTTCGGCAACGGAATATGTCAATGAAAATATACAAACATTAGTTGATTTTGTGCAAAATCCTTACTTCACCGATCAGAATGTGGAAAAGGAAAAAGGGATCATCGCACAGGAAATTAATATGTATGCCGATAATCCGGATTGGCGCGTTTATTTTGGCCTGATCGAGGCAATGTATCAGAAACATCCTGTGCATATTGATATCGCCGGAACCGTTGAATCCATTGGTACCATAACCAAAGAAACGTTGTACACATGTTACAACTCTTTTTATCATCCAAGCAATATGCTTCTGTTTGTCGTGGGTGGAGTAGACCCGCAGGAAGTGATCGATATGGTTCGTTCGAACCAGGCGAAGAAAAATTACAAACCTCAAGGTAAAATCGAGCGGATTTTTGAACCGGAACCTAAGCAAGTGGGTGAAGCCAGACGTGAATCCAAATTGGCCGTTTCCCTGCCTAAATGTTTGTTTGGTTTTAAGGAAACCGAAGTGGGACTTACTGGAGAAGAGCTGCTCCGCCGGGATATGACAACTAAACTAATGATGGATCTGTTATTTGGTTCCAGTACCCCGCTATTTCAAAAGTTATATGATGAAGACCTGATTTCGGACAGCTTTGGGCATGAATATAACAGTTCGCCGCAATATGCTTTTTCTGCTATTGGCGGGGATACCAAAGACCCGGATCAACTGCTTGCGCGTATCCGTGAAGAAGTCGATGCTATTGTGGAAAAGGGATTTGATGCAACCGACTTTGAGCGCGCACGCAAAAAGAAAATAGGTGGATATTTGCGTATGCTCAATTCACCAGAAAACATTGCAAATGAATTCACGCGTCAGCAATTCCGTGGTGGTGATTTTTTCAACATGCTCCCGTTGTATGAATCGCTTACACTGGAAGAGGTAAACCGCAGATTGAAAGAGCATATTCGTTGGGATCAACTGGCGATATCGCTTGTCGTGAGTCCTTAATATGGAGAGGGGAACAGGACAATTGAAGCCAATTGGAGAAATGACGGTACTTGTAACAGGCGCGAGCGGAGGCATTGGAGCAGCTATCGCAGAGCGTTTTGCCAAGGTGGGTATGAATGTAGTGATTCACTATATGAAATCGCATGAAGCAGCTAATGAAGCGGCGAGAAGGTGCATGGAACAAGGCAGTGGTAAAGTCATGACGGTGTCTGCTGATCTACGCAGTCGGGAGCAAATTGAACGTATGCGTGAGAAGCTGGAATCCCATGGGCTGATGCCGGATATTCTGGTGAATAATGCAGGGATATCTCATTATGGAATGCTGTCCGATGTTACGGAAGAAATCTGGGATGAAGTGATGGCGATCAATCTGAAAGGCACGTTCTTATGTACACAGGAAATGATGCCTCACATGATCTCCCAAAGATATGGTCGAATTATTAACGTGTCGTCTATTTGGGGACTGTCGGGTGCCTCTTGTGAGGTGTTGTATTCTACAACCAAAGGCGGTGTAAATGCATTCACCAAAGCTCTTGCCAAAGAGTTGGCTCCATCTGGCGTAACGGTGAATGCTGTAGCTCCCGGTGCAGTTCAAACATCCATGTTGAACCATCTGGACCAGGATGAACTAAAAATGCTGGAAGAGGAAATTCCGGCAGGAAGACTTGCCCAGCCAGATGAAATCTCATCACTGGTCTACTTCCTTGCGCTTCCCGAGTCTGGATACATTAATGGGCAGATTATAAGTCCAAATGGTGGCTGGCTCACGTAATATATGGGGCGTGTATTCAATTTTGTTTTAAATTCGGGGTAGTTTCTTGATGGGAATTAATGGTTCATTGATGATCTTCGATTAATTCAAAAATGCTCGTATATAAAATGTCCGGGAAGCACATATTACAACTGTTGATTTTAAATCTCATGCGTCAGCTAAGGAGGATTTATCATGTCAACAGAAAAAACAGTGCTCTCAAGTTTTGACACATGGAAGAAGTTTTTGGGTGACCGCGTGCTGCAAGCAGAGAAGATGGGGATGAGTGAAGATACCATCAACAAACTTGCATACGAAATCGGTGACTTCCTGGATGAGAAAGTCGATCCGGCGAACCATTCCAACCGGGCATTGAAAGAATTATGGGATGTCGGCGATGCAGATGAGCGTCGTACGATCGCGTGCCTGATGGTCAAATTGGCCAAACAAAACGCATAAGATTACAGATGGAAAGCTCCCGCAAGGGGGCTTTTCTCTAATGATTACACATTGATTACAGACCTGTTCTTGTAATTCATTTTCATTTTATATATCATTAACGTGACCCATTTTTAGAAGATATCTCAGATTGTCGTCCAATGGACGCGTTCTGTTACTGTCGAATAATGTGGAATAATGCTTTACGGGGTGTTTAAATGGAATCTAAACAATGGTATATGGAGTATAAAATACATAAGAACAGACCCGGTCTGTTAGGGGATATTGCCTCTATGCTGGGGATGCTTGAAGTAAATATATTGACCATCAACGGTGTTGAAGGCAAAACCCGGGGGATGCTGCTGGAATCGGACGATGATGAGAAGATTCGTCTGCTGGGTGAAATGCTTGGCAAAGTAAACAGCATAACGGTGTCTGCTTTGCGTCAACCGAAACTGGTCGATATTCTGGCTGTGCGTCATGGTCGTTATATTGATCGTGATTCGGACGATCGCAAAACATTTCGTTTTACGCGGGACGAACTTGGGTTACTTGTGGACTTTTTGGGTGAAGTATTTAAGAGGGAAGGCAATCAAGTCATTGGTTTGCGTGGAATGCCGCGTGTAGGTAAAACGGAATCCATTATTGCAGGTAGCGTATGTGCGATGAAGCGCTGGACGTTTGTTTCCTCCACACTTCTTCGTCAGACCATAAGAAGCCAGATGTCCGAGGACGAATTGAATCCAAACAATGTGTTTATCATTGACGGAATTGTCAGTACGATTCGTTCAAGCGAACGGCATTATAATTTGTTACAGGACATCATGACGATGCCAAGCACCAAGGTTATTGAACATCCGGATATTTTTGTGCAGGAGTCTGAATATGATTTTAATGATTTTGACATTATTATTGAACTGCGCAACAATCCGAATGAAGAAATTATTTATGATACGTTTACGGCCAGCTACACCGACGAACTGTAACGCTCCGTACGGGATCATGAAATAGATAAGCAACAACCATAGAGATAAACATAAGGAGGAGATGGCATGTCTGAACTGGGTCAGCAGTTAAGAGAGGCCCGGCTGCAAAAAGGGATGAGTCTCGACGATGTACAGGAAATGACTAAAATTCGCAAGAGGTATTTGGAGGCGATAGAGGCAGGAGACTACAAAGTGCTGCCTGGTAGCTTCTATGTGCGTGCATTTATCAAAACCTATGCGGAAACGGTGGGACTAAATCCTGATGAGCTGCTGGAGGGACATAAGAAAGATGTACCTGCAGAAGAAACGGAAGCAACCATGGAGCCAGTGATTCAAAAACGTTCAAGCCGCCCGGTTGAGCGCAGTAACCGCTGGATGTCTGTTGCGCTGATGTGGACTTTTCCGGTATTAATTCTTGTGCTGTTGTATGTGTATGTAGTGATGAACAAGGATGATTCGGATACACAAGGGCTGGATCAAACGAAGATCACAGATAGCCAGCAGCAACCTCAAGATAAACCGGATGAGCCTACAGAAAATGGCCAAGCTTCTAATCCTCCAGCTAATGAATCAGGTAGCGGAGAAACGAATGAAGGCGAAGCAGGCGGTAACGGTGGCGGAACAGCAGAAGGGCAGACTGACGGACAAACTGACGGACAGACGGATGGGCAAACGACGGGTGAAAATGAAGAGAACCCAACGGATAATCCGCCAGCTTCTGTAACTGTTGCTGAAGACGGAAAATCAGGCAATATTACGAACTTCAAAGTGAACGGCAGTGCAGGGCAGCCTGTGACGGTTACAATTAAAGCAACGGGGCATAGTTGGCTGGAAGTATACAAGGGCGAGAACTCCAGTGGCGAGAAGTTGGAATACGGCAACACCGCTGAGGGAGACAGTTATACTTTTGAATTGGACAGTGCAGGAATGTACATTAAGTCGGGTTACGCTGCAGCGACCA contains these protein-coding regions:
- a CDS encoding DUF3388 domain-containing protein, with translation MESKQWYMEYKIHKNRPGLLGDIASMLGMLEVNILTINGVEGKTRGMLLESDDDEKIRLLGEMLGKVNSITVSALRQPKLVDILAVRHGRYIDRDSDDRKTFRFTRDELGLLVDFLGEVFKREGNQVIGLRGMPRVGKTESIIAGSVCAMKRWTFVSSTLLRQTIRSQMSEDELNPNNVFIIDGIVSTIRSSERHYNLLQDIMTMPSTKVIEHPDIFVQESEYDFNDFDIIIELRNNPNEEIIYDTFTASYTDEL
- a CDS encoding RodZ family helix-turn-helix domain-containing protein yields the protein MSELGQQLREARLQKGMSLDDVQEMTKIRKRYLEAIEAGDYKVLPGSFYVRAFIKTYAETVGLNPDELLEGHKKDVPAEETEATMEPVIQKRSSRPVERSNRWMSVALMWTFPVLILVLLYVYVVMNKDDSDTQGLDQTKITDSQQQPQDKPDEPTENGQASNPPANESGSGETNEGEAGGNGGGTAEGQTDGQTDGQTDGQTTGENEENPTDNPPASVTVAEDGKSGNITNFKVNGSAGQPVTVTIKATGHSWLEVYKGENSSGEKLEYGNTAEGDSYTFELDSAGMYIKSGYAAATTIEVAGQVVTDGKATNRIRLRLGEDTSSTGTEGTTTNETGSTGTSAE
- a CDS encoding DUF3243 domain-containing protein — encoded protein: MSTEKTVLSSFDTWKKFLGDRVLQAEKMGMSEDTINKLAYEIGDFLDEKVDPANHSNRALKELWDVGDADERRTIACLMVKLAKQNA
- the ymfI gene encoding elongation factor P 5-aminopentanone reductase; translation: MERGTGQLKPIGEMTVLVTGASGGIGAAIAERFAKVGMNVVIHYMKSHEAANEAARRCMEQGSGKVMTVSADLRSREQIERMREKLESHGLMPDILVNNAGISHYGMLSDVTEEIWDEVMAINLKGTFLCTQEMMPHMISQRYGRIINVSSIWGLSGASCEVLYSTTKGGVNAFTKALAKELAPSGVTVNAVAPGAVQTSMLNHLDQDELKMLEEEIPAGRLAQPDEISSLVYFLALPESGYINGQIISPNGGWLT
- the yfmH gene encoding EF-P 5-aminopentanol modification-associated protein YfmH, with the translated sequence MESITYDRLQETLYYEVMDNGLHVYILPKPGFQKTYATFATKYGSVDNHFKVEGEEEVKVPDGIAHFLEHKMFEEPTGDIFATFASHGASANAFTSFDQTVYLFSATEYVNENIQTLVDFVQNPYFTDQNVEKEKGIIAQEINMYADNPDWRVYFGLIEAMYQKHPVHIDIAGTVESIGTITKETLYTCYNSFYHPSNMLLFVVGGVDPQEVIDMVRSNQAKKNYKPQGKIERIFEPEPKQVGEARRESKLAVSLPKCLFGFKETEVGLTGEELLRRDMTTKLMMDLLFGSSTPLFQKLYDEDLISDSFGHEYNSSPQYAFSAIGGDTKDPDQLLARIREEVDAIVEKGFDATDFERARKKKIGGYLRMLNSPENIANEFTRQQFRGGDFFNMLPLYESLTLEEVNRRLKEHIRWDQLAISLVVSP